A single window of Deltaproteobacteria bacterium DNA harbors:
- a CDS encoding ABC transporter ATP-binding protein produces the protein MILAEGLTKQFGAFTAIAGVSFQVGRGEIVGFLGPNGAGKSTTMRVLAGVFPPTAGRALVAGYDVVAQAQQARGVVGYFPERVSLYLDMTVRDYLTYVAEMKGMARAQAGRQLPDLLASCGLAQMQHRIIGTLSKGYRQRVGIAQALVGEPQVLILDEPTSGLDPEQVAEMRALIRRLQGERTVILSTHILSEVEATCDRVIIINKGRVLAVDTPRNLNQRLRRTSEIHLEVIGPAAEVRRRLHAIPGVLRLEPELEPAPEGGVVALTVSTAKECDLRADIAAAVTAAGWGLRELRPLTLSLEDIFLTMVSHSETPAETTTADQRQ, from the coding sequence ATGATCCTGGCCGAAGGTCTAACCAAACAGTTCGGGGCATTCACCGCCATTGCCGGCGTGTCGTTCCAGGTCGGCCGCGGTGAGATCGTCGGTTTTCTGGGGCCCAACGGTGCCGGCAAGAGCACCACCATGCGCGTCCTGGCCGGGGTGTTCCCGCCCACGGCCGGGCGCGCGCTGGTGGCGGGCTACGACGTGGTCGCGCAGGCGCAGCAGGCGCGCGGCGTGGTGGGCTATTTCCCGGAGCGGGTGTCGCTCTATCTCGACATGACGGTACGCGATTACCTCACCTACGTCGCCGAGATGAAGGGAATGGCGCGCGCCCAGGCCGGCCGCCAACTGCCCGACTTGCTGGCCAGTTGCGGCCTAGCCCAGATGCAGCATCGTATCATCGGCACGCTGTCGAAGGGCTACCGCCAGCGCGTCGGCATCGCCCAGGCGCTGGTAGGAGAGCCGCAGGTGCTGATTCTCGACGAGCCCACCTCTGGGCTCGATCCCGAGCAGGTCGCCGAGATGCGCGCCCTGATCCGCCGCCTGCAAGGCGAACGCACGGTGATCCTGTCGACGCACATTCTTTCCGAAGTCGAAGCCACCTGCGATCGCGTCATCATCATCAACAAAGGCCGGGTCCTGGCGGTGGACACGCCGCGCAATCTCAACCAGCGGCTGCGCCGGACCTCGGAGATTCATCTCGAGGTGATCGGACCCGCGGCCGAAGTTCGCCGCCGGCTGCACGCTATTCCGGGGGTATTGCGCCTCGAGCCCGAACTCGAACCGGCACCAGAGGGCGGCGTGGTTGCCCTCACCGTCAGCACCGCCAAGGAGTGCGATCTGCGCGCGGACATCGCCGCCGCGGTCACCGCGGCGGGCTGGGGGCTGCGTGAGCTGCGGCCGCTGACGCTGTCGCTCGAAGACATCTTTCTCACCATGGTGTCTCATTCCGAAACTCCCGCCGAGACCACCACCGCGGATCAGCGCCAATGA
- a CDS encoding SRPBCC family protein, producing the protein MAIEIQETFQVRAPIAEVWRFVMDPQQVVACMPGAALDSVVDERTFMGNVKIKVGAITTTYKGRVQFTEIDEPSYVMRMVAEGRETGGGIAKGNLSSRLRPLPDGQTEVVAEASVDLTGRIVQVGRGMIQGVAHQLFQQFAASVKARLEVAQAGAAQSTSPPAAAEAKPIRIVPIVLHVIWSAIAGFFRRLFGGSAS; encoded by the coding sequence ATGGCAATCGAGATACAGGAAACCTTTCAAGTACGCGCACCCATCGCCGAGGTCTGGCGCTTCGTTATGGATCCGCAGCAGGTGGTCGCTTGCATGCCGGGCGCTGCGCTCGACAGCGTGGTGGATGAGCGGACCTTCATGGGCAACGTCAAGATCAAGGTGGGCGCCATTACCACCACCTACAAGGGCCGCGTCCAATTCACCGAAATCGACGAGCCGAGCTACGTCATGCGAATGGTAGCCGAGGGGCGCGAGACCGGCGGCGGCATCGCCAAGGGCAACCTGAGCAGCCGGCTGCGGCCGTTGCCCGACGGCCAGACCGAAGTAGTTGCCGAAGCCAGCGTCGATCTCACCGGCCGCATCGTCCAGGTCGGTCGCGGCATGATCCAGGGCGTCGCTCACCAGCTGTTCCAGCAGTTCGCCGCCAGCGTCAAAGCCCGCCTGGAAGTGGCGCAGGCAGGCGCCGCTCAATCGACGTCACCACCGGCAGCGGCGGAGGCCAAGCCGATCCGGATCGTGCCGATTGTCCTGCACGTAATCTGGTCGGCCATCGCCGGCTTCTTTCGCCGGCTATTCGGCGGATCAGCCAGCTGA
- a CDS encoding ABC transporter permease subunit, with the protein MKALVICRRELRSYFSSFIAYVLLAVFLLLSGYFFYSDLIFFVLFGGYVLPTGLWQYVFLDMRLCALLVLPLVTMRLFAEEKKLGTIELLWTYPVSDAAIVLGKFLAAWLFFLAMLLPTLLNPAVFYRFYQFDIGPLAAAYLGIVLLGTAFIACGLFISSLTENQVVSAMVTYGILVFFWFVTWNEEVAEQRIVRALLRLSLFDRFFNFSRGVIDIRDVVFFAVFTALFLFFTLQSLGSRAWRGVR; encoded by the coding sequence ATGAAAGCACTGGTCATCTGCCGGCGTGAGCTGCGCTCCTATTTCAGCTCGTTCATCGCCTACGTGCTACTGGCGGTGTTCCTGCTGCTGAGCGGCTACTTCTTTTACAGCGATCTGATCTTCTTCGTCCTCTTCGGCGGCTACGTGCTGCCGACCGGGCTGTGGCAGTACGTCTTCCTCGACATGCGGCTGTGCGCCTTGCTGGTGCTGCCGCTGGTGACGATGCGGCTATTTGCCGAAGAGAAGAAACTCGGCACCATCGAGCTGCTGTGGACCTACCCGGTGAGCGACGCGGCGATCGTGCTCGGGAAGTTCTTGGCGGCCTGGCTCTTCTTTCTGGCGATGCTGTTGCCGACCCTGCTCAATCCGGCCGTCTTCTACCGCTTCTACCAGTTCGACATCGGCCCGCTGGCGGCGGCCTATCTCGGCATCGTGCTGCTCGGCACCGCCTTCATCGCCTGCGGCCTATTCATCTCCTCGCTGACCGAGAACCAGGTGGTCAGCGCGATGGTGACCTATGGCATCCTGGTGTTCTTCTGGTTCGTGACCTGGAACGAGGAGGTGGCCGAGCAGCGGATCGTGCGAGCGCTGCTGCGGCTGTCGCTCTTCGACCGCTTCTTCAACTTCTCACGCGGGGTGATCGACATTCGCGACGTGGTGTTCTTCGCCGTCTTCACCGCGCTCTTCTTGTTCTTCACCCTGCAATCGCTCGGCTCGCGCGCTTGGCGCGGGGTGCGGTGA
- a CDS encoding GldG family protein, producing the protein MARMPWSSHAARQAALLAVQVVLALALGGIAIVLSERHNRRYDLTPTQSFVLSDQSLKIARKVTERVKIYAFCSSQEAGQRRQVEDLLEQFSAASPAIDFGLYDLDRSPGLAKKFTIASYNTGVIEGGQRVVPLSSLDEIEITNALLKLSARGPRTLCFLTGHGEHSPSENSERRGYSEVAKALERENFGVRVIERLPPEGVPADCTVVISAGPTRDLFPGEADQLEAAARRGGRLFFLVDPEASAAVAALLARFNIKLNPDLIVDERNRFFGADSFMPRVPIFDEGTFRKNLETAAVFSLARSLEPVEENRAGVVVSLLALTSPESWARIDTQAPPEGNVRFRPTVDKNGPLPVAVMANVTNTAESDGGQSAAPGRVAVFGDSDFAGNLYLNLMGNKDLFMSTVAVLAEDEDLVAVRRKGLQHGSLSPISLTARQGRMIFWSAVVVQPAVLLLIGIVVTARRRRRGGT; encoded by the coding sequence ATGGCGCGCATGCCGTGGTCGAGCCACGCCGCCCGCCAGGCCGCCTTGTTGGCGGTGCAGGTGGTGCTGGCGCTGGCCTTGGGCGGCATCGCCATCGTGTTGAGCGAGCGGCACAACCGGCGCTACGACCTGACGCCGACGCAAAGCTTCGTACTCTCCGACCAGTCGTTGAAGATCGCGCGCAAGGTGACCGAGCGGGTGAAGATCTACGCTTTCTGCAGCAGCCAGGAGGCCGGGCAGCGCCGCCAGGTGGAAGACCTGCTGGAGCAGTTCAGCGCCGCTTCGCCGGCCATCGACTTCGGCCTCTATGATCTCGACCGCAGCCCCGGCCTGGCCAAGAAGTTCACCATCGCCAGCTACAACACCGGCGTGATCGAGGGCGGGCAGCGGGTGGTGCCGCTCAGTTCCCTCGACGAAATAGAGATCACCAACGCCCTACTCAAGCTGAGCGCGCGCGGGCCGCGGACGCTCTGTTTTCTCACCGGGCACGGCGAACACAGCCCGAGTGAGAACAGTGAACGGCGCGGCTACAGCGAGGTGGCCAAAGCGCTCGAACGCGAGAACTTCGGCGTGCGCGTGATCGAGCGGCTGCCCCCCGAGGGCGTGCCGGCGGATTGCACGGTGGTGATTTCGGCCGGTCCCACGCGCGACTTGTTTCCCGGCGAGGCCGATCAACTCGAAGCCGCCGCCCGGCGCGGCGGCCGGCTCTTCTTCCTGGTCGATCCCGAGGCCTCGGCCGCGGTGGCGGCGCTGCTGGCGCGCTTCAACATCAAGCTCAACCCCGACCTGATCGTCGACGAGCGCAATCGTTTCTTCGGCGCCGATAGCTTCATGCCGCGGGTGCCGATCTTCGATGAAGGCACGTTCCGCAAGAACCTCGAGACCGCGGCCGTCTTCTCGCTCGCCCGCAGCCTCGAACCGGTTGAAGAGAACCGCGCGGGCGTGGTGGTCTCGTTGCTGGCGCTGACCAGCCCGGAGAGTTGGGCGCGCATCGATACCCAGGCGCCGCCGGAGGGCAACGTGCGCTTTCGCCCCACCGTCGATAAGAACGGACCGCTGCCGGTGGCGGTGATGGCAAACGTCACCAACACCGCCGAGAGCGACGGCGGCCAGAGCGCTGCGCCCGGCCGCGTGGCGGTGTTCGGCGACTCCGACTTCGCCGGCAATCTGTACCTGAACCTGATGGGAAACAAGGACCTGTTCATGAGCACGGTGGCGGTGCTGGCGGAGGACGAGGACCTGGTGGCGGTGCGGCGCAAAGGCCTGCAGCACGGCAGCCTGTCGCCGATCTCGCTCACCGCGCGTCAGGGGCGCATGATCTTCTGGAGCGCGGTGGTGGTACAGCCGGCGGTACTGCTGCTGATTGGTATCGTGGTCACCGCCCGCCGGCGCCGGCGGGGCGGCACATGA
- a CDS encoding DUF4340 domain-containing protein, which produces MIGGRGTLVLALLVAAGAAVLLLEPPPPPERPQPPDLLGEPKAVDPTQQAPPLLSFTAREITRVVLTRQGRRLEAVRAGEGWSGAERANAIPDFLDNLSQLGELMRLDDSPAALRDYGLESPQAEIELHPASGAPLVIVLGDRNPAATAAYVRIGRSGHVALAGALIVWEFDKAYRALGG; this is translated from the coding sequence ATGATCGGCGGGCGCGGCACGCTGGTGCTGGCGCTGCTGGTCGCGGCGGGGGCGGCGGTATTGCTCTTGGAGCCGCCGCCGCCGCCGGAGCGGCCCCAGCCTCCCGACCTGTTGGGCGAGCCCAAGGCCGTGGACCCGACGCAGCAAGCGCCACCGTTGCTTAGCTTCACTGCGCGTGAGATCACGCGCGTGGTGTTGACCCGCCAGGGACGCCGGCTGGAAGCGGTGCGGGCAGGCGAGGGCTGGAGCGGCGCCGAGCGCGCCAACGCTATCCCCGACTTCCTCGATAACCTCAGTCAGCTCGGCGAGCTGATGCGGCTCGATGACAGCCCCGCGGCCTTGCGCGACTACGGACTGGAATCGCCGCAGGCGGAGATCGAGCTGCACCCCGCCAGCGGCGCGCCGCTGGTGATCGTGCTCGGTGACCGTAACCCGGCGGCGACGGCGGCCTACGTGCGCATCGGCCGCAGCGGTCACGTCGCCCTCGCCGGTGCGCTGATCGTGTGGGAGTTCGACAAAGCCTACCGCGCGTTGGGCGGGTGA